The nucleotide window TTTCCTTGCTTACGTACATGAATAAGTGGGCTAAGTggaaaaagagacaattttttcttcctttctctttAGCAGTCTAACTTATAATCAGTCTTACTTTCTTTCTGGTATAAGCAGTGAGTTTTACAGGTTTTCCTATTAAGCTACTTCATGTCACAGGATACTTCACAAATCTCATTGTCCCTAGTTAATCGTTCTTAAAACATTTCATCTGTCTAAATGAGCACATTTCTTACATATAGGTAGAAGAGGGCAGCATAGGGTAAAACTAAGTTCTCCGGTAGATCGGAAAGGATTTCAGGATCGAGTTTTGGAGATATGGCACCTGCGAACAATCTCCATCtaattgtttgcattttttcagtacGGTCGTCGCCCCAAAGCGCTAACAATCCTGGGTGGTGATCTAAAATCGAAaaagaatacatttttgaaagaaaattttccacACAACCTACCTACATTTTTATTATTCTCAAGCCCTCTTTACATAGATGAATATACTTTTATAAAGAAAATTGGAACTCCACCTATGACTCGatgttggactacattttgaaattaagaactactatttctgactcgtccataaaagcacctatctgcataggggaaattcggcacatacgttgtttctgaaatcaACCAGAAATAGTatttccttattgcgaaatgtagtccaatttgtaGTTCTATCATTGATATTATATATTGATTTGATGAGGATGCTTCAgcacaatttttggaaaacatgATGACTATACACTCAGCAAATTTAAACCCAGATCATTGAGtgttaatgaaaatttttgtgcaGGATGCAACATTAAATTGAACCACTGAAAGTATATTTCACAAAGTTTTAGATACCTGTAGGTGGTGTTGGTCTCACTAAATGTGAATGTGCAACTCGGGATATATCACCCTTCTCTGGACTCCATTCCTCTACAAATCGAGGTTTCAAATCCGCTGGTTTTTCCATCAATAAAATTCCATACATCCTTTGCCTTAACGACCTCAAGCAGGCAGCTGATGGCGGCAGATCTTGCCTTCTAAGATCTTCAGTTACCACTGAACACCTGTAAGGCCTACCCGTCATTACATTGAGAATGACAGCGCTGTTTTCTCCTTCCTTATGAAGCTCTTCAGCCTTTTTGAGGATATTTCTCCAGTGAGGATAATCGATTTCATcatctgaaagaaaaaatatacgtCGCACAGAATCATTATCTTACGGGTTCAGTAGACGAAGTATGAAATTAAGCACCACTACAGAAATTTTCTCATagaaatttcatttagattACGATGGGCTCATTAGGAATGTTCCAAGTCaattattgagaaagaaaataagtCGAGTTTCTTGGATACGCCAATCCATACTTCTTGCTCTTCGGAAAACAAAAGTCCACTCCAGTCAGAAAGAGCATTGAACTGAATCAATGTCtacttattaaaatttttgttttccgtGTCTGCATTTTTCTTGATGAGTTTATGAGTTCTGATCATAAGAGAGAGAGAACAATTTTGTTAAACAAACACATTTTGCTCATATTCTGTAAAATAATCAGTGCTAACTGATTATTAGTGGAATGCAAAATTTTTGTCAATGCCTCATTTGAAAACCTACaataattttgggttttttcgTGAAGGCCATCGTATCGACTAATTCTAATGTGAACTacaaatgttaaatttttctttggGAGTTGATTGTAGAAGTTCTGAACATTTTCGATGTCTTCCAGGTGAAATTTTTCTGAGGATTAATAATCATGACCTTGTCTAGTAGTTAATCGTAAACTATTGAACATCCTAGAATTCTGTAATTTTCAACCTACATGAATCATTCACTTCTTTCTGTacagtgaatttttaaaaattgcttacTTAGAGGTGAGAAAGGAGGAGTTTCTGACAAACAAGAAGGCCTTACTTTTAGACTCGATGTCTCTGACTTTATAGGGGATTATATTCGTGGAGAAGTAGTATCTTTGCCCTAGTTGCCAAAACCCAAATTTTGAGGGAGCGAGTATTGATTACCTACAATGTCAATGATcacataaaaataataacaaaattatatgaatctAAAACACTCATAGTAAATAAATTTGAGAAAGCTCTTACCAAGATCTTCCTCAGGTTTTGGTAAATAAGCACAAATGCTTCGCAAGAGTATTTCCGATTGACTTTCGTCACCGAATACGCGGTTTGCAATTCGAGGTAGAGCTCCAATTAAAGATTGGTCAGCAGGCAAAGTTGAGATGTATTTTCCCAACGCGGGAAATAGCCGGTCGAACCGCGCATATCCTCTGCACAAGGATGTGTGAAATCTCTGTTTTCAAATGAATGGAAAGAAAGTTAATTATAGCTCAAAGACACTAATGAAAATATAGTGGCTTTTATTGTCACCATTTCATATGTAtattaacatttattttttataaaaagaataaaaaaaacagtagacaAATGTGTTAACACAAATTATTTGTAAAAGTATAATTACCTCATTGACTAGCTGCTTCATCAGATCGTAGGCTGAATATAgtcaaatttaaagaaaataatttttattaactTCGCCAACTTTCTAGCTACTGTCTTGCTATGATCATTTAATGTGAGAGTATCAATATATTTGAGAGAATTCATAAGTAATTGAAGTTTCATCCTAGGAtgtttaaaattcatttatttccGTCTTTAACATTATGCAATACCATGTACTCACCTTCAGCTCTTCATTATTTCCGGCCAAAGCAGCTAGAAGTGGCAACTGGCTTATCCTGATTCCCAAATGTTTCGCCAAGTTTTTCTGATCATAGTGGCGCGTTGTCATTGTTTCAAGATCAAAATGCTGTGCCGATAGGTAATATGGAGCTCCCTCGTATATTAGAAAGTCTGTGTCTTGACCAAAAATGGCCatgcaatttttcgattttgcaTATTCAGCAATTTCAGACTCATGTTTCGCCACAATCTTAATCTGAAATCAAAGTCATCGTATAAAATCTCCTTACTTaccggaagaaaaatcaacagaAAAACAACATTTCCAGGTCTCTCCGGAAATACCTTTCATTTCGTCAATAAATATGCAAGAGTCAAGACTTTCTCTGCAATCCATACTTAAAGTTTCATTTGGTTCTCACATATCCTCTCTTagttaatttgaaaatattgcaaCTGAACAATGAATGTCAATCACTTTgataaaataagtaatttttaactttCCAGAGGTATTTTTGACATGATATTACTTTCACATCAGTAGGAGCaccttaaaagtttaaaaatgggCTATTAAACAGACAGGGTCGTTTAAGCACCAACAACTAATAAGTTTTTCCCTGaccaattttcagaaaaaatatgatgaGTACCTCTCGTGCCCATTGAATGTCCTCATGTTACATAAGAAAGttatcaaaataatttcaaatttgaagtTCTTTTCCGATTTtataaattctgtaaaaaactCTGTAAGTTGAATCGAAAggatttcttttttccttttattcgaCATCAATCTCTGAATGATTCTTGATGGTAGAATGAACAACTCTCAGAACTTGAGTAACACAAgtaaaattggactgcattttgcaatttggacctataaattctggctcatctgaaaaaacactcatgtgcatagggaaactaatggcacatacgttgtttttaaaccgggccgcaatttataggtccaaattgtaaaatgcagtccaattgagggtacaaattattttaatacaaACCTCAGTATtaagtttttcctttaaatagaGTGACACTCCAAGGTTCACAGGGAATCGGAAAAGTTGACTGTTTGCATTCACGGCATCAGCTGAACGCCGTTCTAGATCGCCAAACAATTCATGAaccttttctaattttttgaaactctTCTCCCTCCACTCCTCATAGGTATCATCGTTATGCTTCGTTCCTCCAAAGAAAACAACTGGTTTTATTCCAATTGCCTTGAACTTGCTCACAAATTTCTCAAGTTCCTCAAAAAACTCAGTAAATTGGCCACCCGATACCCAATCTAGCCCATTGTATATAAATCGCAGTATAGATGCTCCATCAAATACTATTGTTGGCTGTTCCTGATGCGACTCCCTgcaaaagggaagaaaaagatACAATTATCAATAGTTTATCTCGAGAAGGGCAAACATAAGATTAACTCATTTAGAAGATATTATAATCACTCATGTTGCAATTAAGATATCAGTGCATATGTAGATCTGTCTACTTGTGCTTcgttttgcgataaggaacttCTATTTTTGGTCCACCCATAAAAGCACTTGTGTGCCCAACGAAAGTAATTGCTCTA belongs to Bemisia tabaci chromosome 6, PGI_BMITA_v3 and includes:
- the LOC109041461 gene encoding constitutive coactivator of peroxisome proliferator-activated receptor gamma — translated: MGIRGLQSFIERNCPPNCVQRVDIAELAEDFRESHQEQPTIVFDGASILRFIYNGLDWVSGGQFTEFFEELEKFVSKFKAIGIKPVVFFGGTKHNDDTYEEWREKSFKKLEKVHELFGDLERRSADAVNANSQLFRFPVNLGVSLYLKEKLNTEIKIVAKHESEIAEYAKSKNCMAIFGQDTDFLIYEGAPYYLSAQHFDLETMTTRHYDQKNLAKHLGIRISQLPLLAALAGNNEELKRFHTSLCRGYARFDRLFPALGKYISTLPADQSLIGALPRIANRVFGDESQSEILLRSICAYLPKPEEDLDDEIDYPHWRNILKKAEELHKEGENSAVILNVMTGRPYRCSVVTEDLRRQDLPPSAACLRSLRQRMYGILLMEKPADLKPRFVEEWSPEKGDISRVAHSHLVRPTPPTDHHPGLLALWGDDRTEKMQTIRWRLFAGAISPKLDPEILSDLPENLVLPYAALFYLYEEKVLYKWEIETLLLISLILPSMSLQSLRDLPSGPINGRGVQVATIYMRSLQTTVRLMSACGFPLSRKEVYQHAYFDGKLFQVKYHQIQSDPSVASLCENKTLLSDAYRALRSNFFKET